The Drosophila bipectinata strain 14024-0381.07 chromosome 2L, DbipHiC1v2, whole genome shotgun sequence genome has a segment encoding these proteins:
- the Tap42 gene encoding immunoglobulin-binding protein 1 — protein sequence MAESSSAAAEAGGEDKKLSDIFLSGWNLLDELEVSELPFNGTEFQNKVKTAMGFFEEATVIVNQVSMFSPNELIDEVSTDSLPFMLLPYFLGKLNTKINNPHSTEALDLGEIYFKDHLQRCQEYELCEAPKSKVAAPDSQAAGKSEQRELMEAAFNRNDKIAQYRKMKEIDEYMAKMREAVKNKTADDEVRREFFLKYLDKSIMDSKQELESLHMMKELAKMRLARLAGGEADTAVAPSRRFTNPSSPSTSHGHGHSHGPGHHHHHQAPKPKPLQPFIITRNATQKAVFGLGYPSLPIMTVDEFYQQRVDEGIFPDEEKVAKMNQAQAIAAARDPNEQEDEEKAAEEQQVEEDDPEYLARMRRMDEYKDVVRRGDGNRHNRS from the exons ATGGCCGAATCAAGTAGTGCTGCTGCCGAGGCTGGTGGCGAGGATAAAAAGCTGTCCGACATCTTTTTGAGTGGCTGGAATCTTCTCGATGAACTCGAAGTTTCGGAGTTGCCTTTCAATGGCACCGAATTTCAG AACAAGGTAAAGACTGCCATGGGGTTTTTCGAAGAGGCAACCGTAATCGTTAACCAAGTGAGCATGTTCAGTCCTAACGAGCTGATCGACGAGGTCTCAACGGACTCGCTGCCTTTTATGCTGCTTCCCTACTTCCTTGGCAAGCTGAACACCAAGATCAATAATCCGCACAGCACTGAGGCCCTAGACCTCggtgaaatatattttaaagaccACCTACAGCGATGCCAGGAGTATGAGCTCTGTGAGGCCCCTAAATCTAAAGTAGCTGCGCCCGATAGCCAAGCGGCCGGGAAGAGCGAACAGCGGGAACTCATGGAAGCAGCATTCAATCGGAATGACAAAATCGCTCAGTATCGTAAAATGAAGGAGATAGATGAGTACATGGCCAAGATGCGGGAGGCTGTAAAGAACAAAACGGCTGATGACGAAGTCAGACGAGAGTTCTTCCTTAAATATTTAGATAAGAGCATCATGGACTCTAAGCAGGAGCTGGAGTCTTTACATATGATGAAGGAACTGGCTAAAATGCGTTTAGCCCGTCTGGCCGGCGGAGAAGCAGATACCGCAGTTGCACCCTCACGTCGCTTTACCAATCCCTCCTCACCATCCACTTCTCATGGTCATGGACATAGCCATGGACCCGGACATCATCACCATCATCAAGCCCCTAAACCTAAGCCCCTGCAGCCATTTATCATTACCCGAAATGCAACACAGAAGGCTGTATTCGGTCTGGGCTATCCCAGTTTGCCCATCATGACCGTGGACGAGTTTTACCAGCAGCGCGTGGACGAAGGAATATTCCCCGACGAAGAAAAGGTGGCCAAAATGAACCAGGCACAGGCAATAGCTGCAGCCCGTGATCCAAACGAGCAAGAGGACGAAGAAAAGGCTGCCGAGGAGCAGCAGGTGGAAGAGGATGACCCAGAGTATTTGGCCCGTATGAGGCGAATGGACGAGTACAAGGATGTGGTTCGTCGCGGAGATGGAAACCGTCATAATCGTAGCTAA